The following is a genomic window from Elaeis guineensis isolate ETL-2024a chromosome 10, EG11, whole genome shotgun sequence.
agagaggaagaggaaggagaagatgaagagagagagaagaagaggaagaccgAATGGTTGGAGGGATGGGATTAGCAACCCTAGTAGCTAGGGAGTGGCAATGACTATATGGCCATCTTAGAGAAGTGGATTAGAGGGAGGAtgggattaggatttgagtttagAAGTGAGTTTTGTTCATAAGAATGATGATGGTGATAAATTCAATCATCATCTAATTATGTACATGCTGATTTATAAGTAAATGCCATCAATAAATTCCGATCCAAATTAAGAGGAGTttagataatattataataatttaaaaaatataaattgatattataataattaaatatgagACGAATATTTACAAATTGATGCagagggattttttttttaaaattttttttcagtaataACTAAAAATCACCTGACGGCACCCCAGATCAGACCCTTGCTGATCTGTAGGGTCCACATTTGGCTGGACCAGCATACCAGTGAAAAGGTGCGCGAGCGTGGGTGCGGAGACCAGTTGGTCACACCGCACACCAAACCGAAAGCGGAGCATTCACGCCAGCCTTATCCCACCATACTCCAACATCACCGTCCGCTCAATGCTTGATCCCACCGACCGACGCTCCAGATCATCCCTCTTCGAATGTTCCCGCCCCCCGATACCGTCCGTAGATTAACGACTCCCCATTGCCCCGCGCGCCGCCCCCGCGCACCCCCCACCACGCCAGCCGCCGCCTCCGCCGACCATGGAGGCTGCGACGTCGCCCCACCACCGCCTGGTTGCCGCCGTGGACATGGGCACGAACTCCTTCAAGCTCCTTCTCGCCCGCGCGCTCCCCTCCGGCCGCCTCCTCTCCCTCGACCGCCTCAAGGAGCCCGTCCTCCTCGGCCGCGGCCGCCTCCCCGACGGCTCCCTTACCCCCACTGCCCTCCTCCGCGCCCTCACCGCGCTTCGATCCTTCGACACCGCCCTCCGCTCCCTCCCCCTCCACCGCCCTCCCCGCCTCGTCGCCACCTCCGCCGTCCGCGACGCCCCCAACCGCGCTGACCTCCTTTCTATCGTCCGGTCTAACCTCGACCTCGATGTCGAGGTCCTCTCCGGCGAGGAGGAGGCCCGCCTTATCTACCTTGGCGTCCTCCAATTCCTCCCCGTCTACGAGAAATCCATCCTCACCGTCGACATCGGCGGGGGTTCTACCGAATTCGTTGTCGGGAAGCTCGGGAAGGTTCAATTCGCGACCTCTCTGAATCTAGGGCACGTTTCTCTGACCGAATCCTTCGTCAAAAAGGGAACTATGGACGATCTCCGTCGCCACATCCGGTCGGCGCTCCATCAATCGCCACTCATCAAGATCAGGGAGCTGGGATTCGAGGTTACCGTCGGGTCCTCGGGAACCATCCGGTCGATAGAAAGGGCGATCTTTCTAGGTGGCTACGACGATCTTATGAGCAGCAGAGAATTCAGCAGGGAGTGGAGGTTCAGTCGAGAGGAGTTAAGGCTTCTTGTCGACAAGCTTCTTGGATTGGGGTTGGGAGAGGTGGAGGGAGTGAAGAGATTAGGGTTTTCAAAGAAGAGAGGGGAGTTTATAGTTGCTGGCGCTGTCTTGTTGCTGGAAATCTTTGAAGCTCTGGGCATTGAGAATATGGAGGTATCTGGGTATGCACTAGGGGAAGGGGTTATCTCTGAGATGCTTGCAAGCGAGTGCATGGATTTTGATATGAATGCGAATGTTCAGTGGCGTTCAGTGATTGGCCTTGCAATGAGATTTGACAGTGATAACAGGATGAAAATGGCTGCACGGTGTGTTGGCACTACCaaggtatcattttttttttcttaaggttCTTACTTGAAGCCTTAGTTCCAAACTTCTATTTCTCTTTCAATATGACATACAAGAAGTGAATGCATAAAACCAGGAGCTTTTTGATGGTATTAGAAGATGTGATGAGCTCACTAACTGTTTGAGCAAAGCTGcagtttttttggatgaaaaagatTTTGAGTACCTTGAAGCTGCAATCTTGCTTCATAATATTGGACTACTTATCGGCAAGAGGGCCTATCACAAACGCTCATACAAGATAATCAAGGTACTTGCTTTAGGACCTGATTTTCAAAGAGTATGCATCTAGATGTAACTTGCCcaattatctttatatatcttgtAGTGGGAAATACAGAGAATTTGTAAGTTCAAGATTTTGCTTCCTAATATTGTAGTAAGTATTCAGAAAGTTGACTTTATTCAGTGAAGCTTTCTTTGTGACTGAATCAACAAATTCTGTTgtgttatatatatatgcaaGTTTGTTAACAAGCATATGGAGTCAAAAAGATCTCATTTGTCTAGGGTTAACATCCTAATGAACTCACAAAGTGGTAACGGCAAATTTTGCATCTTAGATCATTTATCTTTTTCCTTAGAGATATTATGGACCATACtagataattataattaaaatattaaaacaaATTCTCATTTAAAATGAGATGATGTTGATGTTATTATAAAGAAGGTGTTTATCTACTCCTTTTTTTATCCCAAATctgctattatttttttttaaagatcaaaTAACATATTTCATGAAAGAAAAATTAATAAACATGCCATTAGTTGTACATCTCTGACAAGTTTAAGCAATTTGTGATCCAAGAGTGAATACTTTGCTCAATGCTCAAAACATTTAAGTCAGGTTCATGCCCAGCGTGACTAGGATCTTCTCTGATCGTACTGCTGGTCTAGGATTTAATCTGACATGATTGACTCAATCAGAAGATATggaaaaaatcatatttaattctgaacTTATTATCCAAAGGTGTTCTGGTCCTTCTGGAGTAGGCAATGCTGCATTGAACTATCTGAGTGATGTTCAGAATTGGTTCTAGTCTTGCTAGAACCAGATCAATCCTGACTGCCCTATCTGATGTATTTAGATCACTATAATAGGCAGTTATTGACTAAGGAATCCCGGCGGTTGTCTCTTTGTATTTATCTAAGTATTCTTTCACCCAGCTTTACTATTACAGAGGACACCCTAAATTAAGACTACAGGGATTGTAATATCTAAATCACTTTAATTTTAGGCAGTTTGGTGATAGAAGAAAGCAACCCTTCATAGAACGAATCATGGATCTGTTTGATTGTTTTAAGGAAGACAAATATAAAAGCAAGAAGGTCTCATCACTTTTTCTTGACCTTACTAGTTGTTGATTCCATAGAAATGGAAACCTTAAACCATTATGTTACTCTTGTTACTTTATTGTTGAACATGGAATATTCTTATTTTGTAATGATATTTAAACTACAGCACAATATGCAGTCTTTGCCACCTAAAAACTTTTATATGTTTCTACAGAATGGTGGGCATCTTCATGGTTACAGTTCTGAAGAGATAGAGGTACTCGTTGCAGATGATTTCAATCCTTGTTGATCAATATAACTACATTTTATTGAAAATAGCTTTCTGTCAATTCACAGATTGTTGCTCTACTTGCTAGATTTCACAGGAAAAAGTTTCCAAGAGCTGAGCATGATTCTCTAAGAGAATGTTCAGAGGAGGTATCTCTGTATTAGTGCTTCACATGGTCTCATGTTTTGACTTTTAGTCCTTTCTAGCCTTGGAGAATCTAAACCGATTTATTTACATACCATCGTTTAGTTGTTGCATATGGGCAAGgaataatcaaaatttatagctcATGTTCATCTAATGTCTGTGCTAAAATCTGAATTTTATTATGTTTATAAAAAATGCTTCATCATAATTGCAGACCCTGACCACGCTACCTCATGCGGAGTCCCGCACTTTTGTGATATTTAGACATCACAATGATGAGACTTCATGATACAAACACGTACAGTTGTCTACATTTTTCTTtcctaattttatttatttagtcCATGGCTTTGACATAAGCACTTgatatgttattttttatgtGAGGTTTGGGCACATTTACTTCATGTGAAATTGTGGTTCTTGTCCTTAACAAAGTCCCACTTGTGACAAACATATCTGCAAAAAAGATGCACTTTTAGTGGACTGTGCTGTAGATCAGACTGAATTCCTCCATTGGGAAAAGGTTCTTCTAGGTTCAAACCCTGGAAGCTACTTCATGAGTTTTGGGTAATTCTCACATCATTTCTTTGAAATGGTGCCCCTGCCATAATTCTCAAAGAAAGAGAAACAGAGATGTGCCTGGAACTTGGCTCTTCTACATGAACTATTAATTTGTGCAAATAATGTTCTTTTCAGACTGATAAGCTGAAACACGAGTTTGACATCAATCTATTTATTAGAACATCAGTCACATTTAAATTCCTTTATAAATTATATGAGTGCATTGTAAAGTTACTGCATGAGCAGGGTGCTGCACCAGTACACTGTACTGCATATCTAAAGTAAACAGATGAAGAAAAGAGTATtggtaatataattaaattttcatATAAAAGAATGCCAATTTAAATCTTGACACTACATATATGGCAAGGCATGTACTCAGGTTCCTTGGATAGAATTTCCATTGTTGCACTTTTATTCTTTTCTCTTCATT
Proteins encoded in this region:
- the LOC105052566 gene encoding uncharacterized protein isoform X1, with amino-acid sequence MEAATSPHHRLVAAVDMGTNSFKLLLARALPSGRLLSLDRLKEPVLLGRGRLPDGSLTPTALLRALTALRSFDTALRSLPLHRPPRLVATSAVRDAPNRADLLSIVRSNLDLDVEVLSGEEEARLIYLGVLQFLPVYEKSILTVDIGGGSTEFVVGKLGKVQFATSLNLGHVSLTESFVKKGTMDDLRRHIRSALHQSPLIKIRELGFEVTVGSSGTIRSIERAIFLGGYDDLMSSREFSREWRFSREELRLLVDKLLGLGLGEVEGVKRLGFSKKRGEFIVAGAVLLLEIFEALGIENMEVSGYALGEGVISEMLASECMDFDMNANVQWRSVIGLAMRFDSDNRMKMAARCVGTTKELFDGIRRCDELTNCLSKAAVFLDEKDFEYLEAAILLHNIGLLIGKRAYHKRSYKIIKNGGHLHGYSSEEIEIVALLARFHRKKFPRAEHDSLRECSEEMKQKIRVLCTIMRISLALQKCQCVTFQGLEIFHTGDVFKLVLSKLKDHLLVSHDVQLKSDTIQAELRPELDHFEEVFQQKICVTISSENSEKSAQVL
- the LOC105052566 gene encoding uncharacterized protein isoform X2, with the translated sequence MEAATSPHHRLVAAVDMGTNSFKLLLARALPSGRLLSLDRLKEPVLLGRGRLPDGSLTPTALLRALTALRSFDTALRSLPLHRPPRLVATSAVRDAPNRADLLSIVRSNLDLDVEVLSGEEEARLIYLGVLQFLPVYEKSILTVDIGGGSTEFVVGKLGKVQFATSLNLGHVSLTESFVKKGTMDDLRRHIRSALHQSPLIKIRELGFEVTVGSSGTIRSIERAIFLGGYDDLMSSREFSREWRFSREELRLLVDKLLGLGLGEVEGVKRLGFSKKRGEFIVAGAVLLLEIFEALGIENMEVSGYALGEGVISEMLASECMDFDMNANVQWRSVIGLAMRFDSDNRMKMAARCVGTTKELFDGIRRCDELTNCLSKAAVFLDEKDFEYLEAAILLHNIGLLIGKRAYHKRSYKIIKNGGHLHGYSSEEIEIVALLARFHRKKFPRAEHDSLRECSEEMKQKIRVLCTIMRISLALQKCQCVTFQGLEIFHTGDVFKLVLSKLKDHLLVSHDVQLKSDTIQAELRPELDHFEEQKICVTISSENSEKSAQVL